In Labeo rohita strain BAU-BD-2019 chromosome 16, IGBB_LRoh.1.0, whole genome shotgun sequence, one DNA window encodes the following:
- the cers2b gene encoding ceramide synthase 2: MLEWLSEVFWQERLWFPEGLGWADLEDRDGRVYAKARDLWVALPIAVLFLVIRQVFERYVATPLASLLGVKETVRRRVTYNLTLESYYCNTTKNPTQSSVAKLCKQTGWTERQVQRWFRRRRNQDRPNLLKKFREASWRFAIYLLAFIGGLVALIDKPWLYDLEEMWKGFPTLTLLPSQYWYYMLELGFYTSLLFSVASDVKRKDFKEQIIHHMATIMLISFSWCVNYIRAGTLIMFMHDSADYLLESAKMFNYARWKNACNYIFILFAVIFIVTRLIIFPFRIMYCTWVYPVTLYPPFFGYYFFNGLLLILLCLHIFWAALIIRLAFRFLSSNSSVEDERSDREETDESEEEEPMKNGEIKKNGPARNGHATYNNNHKKTE, from the exons ATGCTGGAGTGGCTGAGTGAAGTCTTCTGGCAGGAGCGTCTGTGGTTCCCGGAGGGTCTGGGATGGGCTGATCTGGAGGACCGTGATGGGCGGGTCTACGCGAAGGCACGGGATTTGTGGGTGGCGCTGCCAATTGCCGTCCTGTTTCTTGTAATTCGACAGGTCTTTGAGAG ATATGTTGCTACACCATTAGCCTCTCTGCTGGGCGTAAAGGAAACAGTCAGACGGCGAGTTACATACAACCTCACACTGGAGTCCTACTATTGCAACACAACGAAAAACCCCACGCAG AGTTCAGTAGCGAAACTGTGCAAGCAGACGGGATGGACGGAGCGACAAGTTCAGCGCTGGTTCAGGCGGCGCAGGAATCAAGACAGACCCAATCTTCTCAAGAAGTTTCGTGAGGCCAG CTGGAGATTCGCCATTTATCTTCTCGCCTTCATCGGTGGTCTGGTTGCCCTAATAGAT AAACCCTGGTTATATGACCTGGAGGAGATGTGGAAAGGCTTCCCCACTCTG aCACTCCTGCCGTCTCAGTACTGGTACTACATGCTGGAGCTGGGTTTCTACACCTCCCTTCTCTTCAGTGTGGCATCTGATGTCAAACGTAAA GACTTCAAAGAGCAGATCATTCATCACATGGCCACCATCATGCTGATCAGCTTCTCCTGGTGTGTTAATTACATCAGAGCGGGAACACTCATCATGTTCATGCATGATTCAGCCGACTATCTGCTAGAG tCAGCTAAGATGTTTAACTACGCGAGATGGAAGAACGCATGCAActacatcttcatcctgtttgCTGTGATCTTCATCGTCACACGCCTCATCATCTTCCCTTTCCG gaTCATGTATTGTACATGGGTGTATCCCGTGACCCTGTACCCTCCGTTCTTCGGATATTACTTCTTTAACGGGCTGCTGCTGATTCTGCTGTGTCTGCACATCTTCTGGGCCGCGCTGATCATACGCTTGGCCTTCCGCTTCTTAAGCAGTAAT TCATCGGTAGAAGACGAGAGGTCCGACCGAGAAGAGACGGACGAGTCAGAAGAGGAAGAACCGATGAAAAATGGTGAGATAAAGAAGAACGGACCAGCTCGGAACGGCCACGCTACATATAACAACaaccacaaaaaaacagagtga